The genomic region TGCGAGGGTCGCGAGGTCAGAGTCGGCGAGGGTGGGACGGCCCTGCAACCGGTCGACGTAGGGTCCGTCCGGGCGGCCCGCCGACGCCCGAGTGTCGCCTTCGTCCCAGTCATCGGGCACGTCACCGGCCACCTCGACCGGTTCCAGCGGCTTCCGGAAGGGACAGTTGAGGTGGACCGGCCCCATGGGCGTTCCCGCTGCCTCCGCGATGGCCCGGGCCGCGTCGGTCCGGAGCCGCCGGAGCTTCCGGGGCGTCGCCTCGGGCTCGGGCAGGTCGCGGTACCACCGGACAGCGTTCCCATAGAGCTTCTCCTGGTCGATGGTCTGGTTCGCGCCGGAATCACGGAGTTCCGGCGGGCGGTCGGCCGTCAGAACGAGGAGCGGAACCCGGGCCTGGCTGGCCTCGATGACCGCCGGATGGAAGTTCGCGGCGGCGGTGCCGGAGGTACAGACGAGCGCGGTCGGTTCGCCGGTTCGCCGCCCGCGGCCGAGCGCGAAGAAGGCCGCCGACCGCTCGTCGAGGTGGGAGAACACCTGCACGTCATCGTGGGTCGCGAAGGCGACCGTCAGTGGGGTCGACCGACTCCCGGGCGCGATGCAGACCGCAGAAAGGCCCCCGGCGACGAGTTCATCGACGAGCGTCTCGGCCCAGAGCGTGTTGCGGTTCGGGTACTCGGACGGGTCTTCGCGGGTCATTCGAGTTCGTCGAGCAGCGGACGGTACTTCAGCTGGATCTCGTCCCACTCCTCCTGTGGGTCCGAGTCGGCGACGATGCCGTTACCAGCGAACAGGGTCGCGTTCCGCCCACCGGCGACGCCCGAGCGGATGCCGACGAGGAACTCGCCGTCGCCGTCGCCGTCGAACCAGCCGATGGGGGCGGCGTACCAGCCGCGGTCGAACGTCTCGACGTCGCGGATGGTCTCGGCGGCGGTTTCGGGCGGGAGGCCGCCGACCGCCGGGGTCGGGTGCAGCGCCTCGACGATGTCGAGCACGTGTCCGTCGGTGTCGAGGTCGGCCGTGATGGGTGTCTGAAGGTGCTGGATGTTGTTCAGCTTGCGGACGGTCTGTTCGCCCTCGGTCACGTCACCCAGGGGTGCGAGTTGCTCGCAAATCGTGTCCACGACGAGGCGCTGCTCGTGCTGGATCTTCTCGGAATCGACGAGCGACTGGGCGAGGGTCTCGTCGGCCTCGGGGGTGCCGCCCCGGCCGACCGACCCGGCGAGTGCTTCCGTCAGGACCCGCCGTCCCGATTTCTTCACGAGGCGTTCCGGGGGTGCACCGAGGAACCCGGCCTCGTCCGTCGGTTGAACGAGGAACCGGTAGCAGTTCGGGTAGGTGCGCCGAAGGCGTTCGAGCACGTCCGGAAGGTCCACCTCGCCCGCGAGGCCGACCTCCAGCGCGCAGCCGAGGACGACCTTCCGGAGGTCGCCTGCTCGGATACGGCCGACGGCGTCCTCGACTTGTTCGGTCCAGACCTCCTTCGGTGTGGTCCGACGGGTCGACAGCACACCCGGACTTCCGCCCCGCGGGCGCATCGCGGGCAGGTCCGCGACGGCGTCGGCAGCCCGGTCGAGCTGGGCCTCGACGCTCGTCGTGTCGACGTGGTTCCCGTACCGGTTGACCGTGAGCCACGTCCCATCCTCGGTGCGGGTGAGCTGGACCTCGGGGAGGAGGAACTCGGCCGCGCCGAACCCGGCCCAGGTGTCTGTCGGCTCGTGGTCGTCGCTGAAGGCGAATCCGCCGACCAGCCTGGGCCGCGGCGCGTCCGTGTTCGTGCAGTCCGCGTCGTCGAAGAGCGTCTCGGCGCTCGCGCGGATGCTCGCGAAGCGGTCCGGCCCGCTCGCGGTCAGGCGGGCGGCAGCGCCCGCACCGGCGAGTTCGAGGCCCTCGAAGTTGGCCCAGTGGAGCCGTGGCGGTTTGCGTGACGCGAGGAACGCCCGGTAAGAGACGTCGTCGATGGGGCGACTCCGGCTGACGAGAACACCGTCGGTTCCCACCGGCGGTGCCGTCACCGTGCCCTCGCTACGCGCTCGTTCCATTGGCGTAGACTCAGGAACACGTCTGCTAAAAGGTGTCCATCCGATTCAGCAACTGAACTTAACTGTAGCGCTCCTCGTTCCAGGGGTTCGCGCTGTCGGAGTAGCCGCGAAGCTCCCAGTAGCCGCGCTCGGGCTCGGTGAGGAACTCGACGCCGTCGACCCACTTCGCGCCCTTGTAGGCGTAGCGATGCGGCGTGACGACCCGGAGCGGCCCACCGTGGTCGCGGGGCAGGGGCTCGCCGTCGAAGTCCCACGCGAACAGTACCTCCTCGCGCATGCACTGGTCGAGGGGCAGGTCGGTCGTGTAGTCGTCGAGTCCGGAGAACATGACGTGACAGGCGTCGTCGTCCACGCCCGCCAGCTCGGCGAGGGTGGTGAACGTGACGCCCGTGAACTCGCAGTCGAACTTCGACCAACCGGTGACGCAGTGGAAGTCCTGTTTCTGGGTGACGCTCGGGAGGTCCTGGAACTCCTCCCAGGTGAACGAGAGTGGCTCGTCGACCGCGCCGGTCACGGTGAACTCCCACGTCTCGGGGTCGAACGGGGGGGTCCCGCTCTTCGAGAGCACCGGGAACTTCGAGGTCTCGCGCTGGCCCGGGGGGAGCCGGTCCGACCCGAACTCCTCGTAGAGGTCGGTCACGTCCTGCGTTGTCATGGTCGTTCATGCGGTCTCCGGGATTGTAGGCGTGACGGAACGGGTCGGTCGGACGCAGTCGGGCGGATACGGCTCCATCTTGACGACTGTGCACCTCCCCGTCAGGCTTAAATACCACATCACCGAAGCCCCAATCAGCATGCCGAAAGTCGAGATCAACATCCCGGAACACCTCGAGATGCAGATCACCCAGATGGTCGAGCGTGGCGAGTTCGTGAACCGTGAGGAAGCTATCGAGGACCTGCTGTCGACCGGCCTGAAGGCGTACAAGACGAGTGGCCCCATCGAGGACGACGAACCCGGCGGGTTCGAGGACGACGGAATGATGGGTCACGAAGACGAGTACGTCTTCTGAACGCGGGTTCCGGGCCCTCCTCTCGCACTCTCCGCCGCCGAGTTACGGCGCTCTGGTCCCCGAGTGCGGTGGCGGGAGCAACACGTCGGTCTCCGGCTGTTCCCGTCGCCAGGTCCCCCAGTCCGTTATCGTCGACGGCACGATGTCGAGCCGTCGCCCTTCTAGCGGGCCACAGATGGCCTGCCCGAGCAACTGACTCCAGTAGCTGCCGGTGGCGTCGTCGGCCATGACGAGGTTCCCCGAGACGCGAATCCGCTGGTCGGGCGAACTGTCGTTCACCGCGGCGGCCCACGCCCGTCCTGCGTCCTCGGCCGCCCCGGCCTGCACCCCGGGTGGTCGCCAGAGCAACCCGGTGGCCTGGAAGTTGGTCGCCCCGTCCTGCCCGTTGATGCGCCGGTCCGCGACGAGGCCGGACTTGCAGATGGGGCAGTACGTGACCAGGACGGGCAGGTCGCCGAGCCAGTCGTCGACGACCTCGTGGTACCAGAGGATCGAGAGGGGGTAGGCACGCGCCTGCCCGTCGTGTTCGAGCCCGACGACCGTCCGCGACTCGCCGATTCGGCCGTCGGGGCCGTACCGGTCGCGCACCTCGTGATTCGACCAGTCCGGCGCGTATGCGGGGTCGTCTATCTCGGCGAGGGCGGCCGGGACCACGTCTTCGGAGCAGACGGTTTTCGGGAAGCCCTGCTCGGCGAGCGAGAGCTCGGTGTAGGGACCCGGCCCGGTCGTTCCGTGGTTCGTCGTCGTGCCGGTTGTCGACCCGTCGCTGCCACCGAACCCGGCACAGCCTGCGAGACTTCCGCCGATGCCGGTCGCGACGGCTGTGAGTAGTCGGCGGCGCGACGTTCGCTCTCCAGTTTCGAACCCGCGCGTCATCCGTACACCCCCG from Haloarchaeobius sp. HME9146 harbors:
- a CDS encoding isochorismate synthase MenF, which produces MERARSEGTVTAPPVGTDGVLVSRSRPIDDVSYRAFLASRKPPRLHWANFEGLELAGAGAAARLTASGPDRFASIRASAETLFDDADCTNTDAPRPRLVGGFAFSDDHEPTDTWAGFGAAEFLLPEVQLTRTEDGTWLTVNRYGNHVDTTSVEAQLDRAADAVADLPAMRPRGGSPGVLSTRRTTPKEVWTEQVEDAVGRIRAGDLRKVVLGCALEVGLAGEVDLPDVLERLRRTYPNCYRFLVQPTDEAGFLGAPPERLVKKSGRRVLTEALAGSVGRGGTPEADETLAQSLVDSEKIQHEQRLVVDTICEQLAPLGDVTEGEQTVRKLNNIQHLQTPITADLDTDGHVLDIVEALHPTPAVGGLPPETAAETIRDVETFDRGWYAAPIGWFDGDGDGEFLVGIRSGVAGGRNATLFAGNGIVADSDPQEEWDEIQLKYRPLLDELE
- a CDS encoding sulfite oxidase-like oxidoreductase, giving the protein MTTQDVTDLYEEFGSDRLPPGQRETSKFPVLSKSGTPPFDPETWEFTVTGAVDEPLSFTWEEFQDLPSVTQKQDFHCVTGWSKFDCEFTGVTFTTLAELAGVDDDACHVMFSGLDDYTTDLPLDQCMREEVLFAWDFDGEPLPRDHGGPLRVVTPHRYAYKGAKWVDGVEFLTEPERGYWELRGYSDSANPWNEERYS
- a CDS encoding cell surface protein, which produces MPKVEINIPEHLEMQITQMVERGEFVNREEAIEDLLSTGLKAYKTSGPIEDDEPGGFEDDGMMGHEDEYVF
- a CDS encoding DUF3179 domain-containing protein, translating into MTRGFETGERTSRRRLLTAVATGIGGSLAGCAGFGGSDGSTTGTTTNHGTTGPGPYTELSLAEQGFPKTVCSEDVVPAALAEIDDPAYAPDWSNHEVRDRYGPDGRIGESRTVVGLEHDGQARAYPLSILWYHEVVDDWLGDLPVLVTYCPICKSGLVADRRINGQDGATNFQATGLLWRPPGVQAGAAEDAGRAWAAAVNDSSPDQRIRVSGNLVMADDATGSYWSQLLGQAICGPLEGRRLDIVPSTITDWGTWRREQPETDVLLPPPHSGTRAP